A stretch of Peteryoungia algae DNA encodes these proteins:
- the rsgA gene encoding ribosome small subunit-dependent GTPase A, producing the protein MTGPHDPAVLARLGFGAFFTEQVTADEAELLVRRISSVHRDRVEGIDATGPVAIELPPNSNTADFAVGDWVLTSPYTGLLVRRLERHTVLQRRTEGAFGQQLAAANVDTLFIVTSCNADFNAARLERYLVMANEAGTRPVIVLTKADTVDDASPYADEARALQRDLSVVIVNARSADAIDPLMPWCGPGQTVALVGSSGVGKSTLVNTLAGHGAETAQKTGAIREHDAKGRHTTTARSLHAIASGGWVIDTPGIRTLYVSDITDGIDTLFAEITDLAPQCKFRDCSHSHEKGCAVQAAIREGTLDAARLDRWRQLQAENRDRTPVYSGPKGNKTLRKKKY; encoded by the coding sequence TTGACCGGCCCCCATGACCCCGCCGTCCTTGCGCGGCTCGGCTTCGGCGCCTTCTTCACCGAGCAGGTGACGGCTGACGAGGCCGAACTCCTCGTCCGCCGTATTTCCTCCGTGCATCGCGACCGCGTGGAGGGGATCGATGCCACGGGGCCTGTTGCGATCGAGCTTCCGCCGAACAGCAATACGGCCGATTTCGCCGTGGGCGACTGGGTTCTGACCTCTCCCTATACCGGCCTCCTCGTGCGTCGACTGGAGCGCCACACCGTCCTGCAACGGCGGACCGAGGGCGCTTTCGGTCAACAGCTCGCCGCCGCCAATGTCGACACGCTGTTCATCGTCACCTCCTGCAATGCCGATTTCAACGCCGCCCGGCTGGAACGATATCTGGTCATGGCCAACGAGGCCGGCACGCGCCCGGTGATCGTACTGACCAAAGCCGATACCGTCGATGACGCATCCCCATATGCCGATGAAGCAAGAGCGCTGCAGCGCGATCTGTCCGTCGTCATCGTCAATGCGCGCTCGGCCGATGCCATCGACCCCTTGATGCCCTGGTGCGGCCCCGGCCAGACCGTGGCGCTGGTCGGGTCTTCCGGCGTGGGCAAGTCGACGCTGGTCAATACACTTGCCGGCCATGGCGCCGAGACGGCGCAGAAAACCGGGGCGATCCGCGAGCATGACGCCAAGGGGCGGCATACGACGACCGCGCGCTCCCTGCATGCCATTGCAAGCGGCGGCTGGGTGATCGATACGCCCGGCATCCGTACGCTTTATGTCAGCGACATCACCGACGGCATCGATACGCTGTTTGCCGAAATCACCGACCTTGCCCCGCAGTGCAAGTTTCGCGACTGCAGCCATTCGCATGAAAAGGGCTGCGCCGTGCAGGCCGCGATCAGGGAGGGTACGCTCGATGCGGCCCGGCTCGATCGCTGGCGCCAACTGCAGGCGGAAAACCGCGATCGCACGCCGGTCTATTCCGGGCCGAAGGGCAACAAGACACTGCGCAAGAAGAAGTATTGA
- a CDS encoding DMT family transporter, which yields MTNLLLFSSTVLIWGTTWIAIALQIGPVPVLVSVFYRFALAALVLVGVLALSGRLKVPTLRQQPFILVQALSLFCFNFLCFYHAASYVPSGLISVVFSLATVYNAVNARLFFGDRIKPRTLVAAGLGATGLALLFGPEIFIAVNPDSWKGIGLSALGTLFFSFGNMASRRNSAAGIAPVTANAWGMSYGSIALLVFIGMTGTPIVPPPDQTYLAALVYLSVIGSVVGFTTYLMLVSRIGSQKAAYATVLFPVVALTLSSLYEDYHFTPLAILGLALTLAGNAVMFARLPRRLTVTAVAPADLKA from the coding sequence ATGACCAATCTTCTTCTCTTCTCCTCAACCGTCCTGATCTGGGGCACGACCTGGATCGCGATTGCGCTGCAGATCGGGCCGGTGCCGGTGCTGGTCTCGGTCTTCTACCGCTTCGCGCTTGCCGCCCTCGTGCTGGTCGGCGTCCTGGCCCTGTCCGGTCGCCTCAAGGTGCCGACGCTCAGGCAACAGCCCTTCATTCTCGTTCAGGCCTTATCGCTCTTCTGCTTCAACTTCCTCTGCTTCTATCACGCGGCAAGCTATGTGCCGTCTGGCCTCATCTCCGTCGTCTTCTCGCTTGCCACGGTCTACAATGCCGTCAATGCCCGCCTATTTTTCGGCGACAGGATCAAGCCACGCACGCTGGTCGCAGCGGGCCTCGGTGCCACCGGGCTTGCGCTGCTCTTCGGCCCTGAGATCTTCATCGCCGTCAATCCCGACAGCTGGAAGGGCATCGGGCTATCGGCGCTCGGCACGCTGTTCTTTTCCTTTGGCAACATGGCCTCGCGGCGCAACAGCGCCGCCGGCATTGCGCCTGTCACCGCCAATGCCTGGGGCATGAGCTACGGCTCGATTGCGCTTCTTGTCTTTATCGGCATGACAGGCACGCCCATCGTGCCGCCACCGGACCAGACCTATCTCGCCGCCCTCGTCTATCTCTCCGTCATCGGCTCGGTGGTGGGCTTCACCACCTATCTCATGCTGGTCTCGCGTATCGGCTCGCAAAAAGCGGCCTATGCCACCGTGCTTTTCCCCGTCGTCGCGCTGACGCTGTCCAGCCTTTACGAGGACTATCACTTCACGCCGCTCGCGATCCTGGGCCTCGCACTCACGCTGGCTGGCAATGCCGTCATGTTTGCCCGGTTGCCGCGCCGACTGACCGTGACCGCTGTCGCGCCGGCGGATCTCAAGGCGTGA
- a CDS encoding helix-turn-helix domain-containing protein, with the protein MRYERTDGHTFSCYLRGGDGTRRLDAGSIAGWPGALCIMPQGASSEWEITEQFEFVHLYVADDELRRLFSETFDRDARLMLVPEATFDEAPRLAEALVQLAAATQSGNRLLAEQAIVSAVGQLFADPRYGGARRPVLRGGLAPVLRRRLVDHIEANLDQTITLRDLATLADLSEFHLQRMFRASCGVTPHDFILNRRIHRARRMLAGPEPIAQIASACGFSSQSHLTRMFKTVTGTTPLAYRRAASG; encoded by the coding sequence ATGCGCTATGAACGGACCGACGGCCACACCTTCAGCTGTTATCTGCGCGGCGGCGACGGCACGCGGCGGCTCGATGCCGGCAGCATTGCCGGCTGGCCGGGCGCGCTCTGCATCATGCCGCAGGGGGCGTCGTCCGAATGGGAGATCACCGAGCAATTCGAGTTCGTGCATCTCTATGTCGCCGACGACGAGTTGCGTCGCCTCTTTTCCGAGACCTTTGACCGCGATGCGCGGCTGATGCTCGTGCCGGAGGCGACCTTTGACGAAGCGCCGCGCCTGGCGGAGGCGCTGGTGCAGCTCGCTGCTGCGACGCAGAGCGGCAACAGGCTTCTGGCCGAACAGGCCATCGTCTCGGCCGTCGGGCAGCTCTTTGCCGATCCGCGTTATGGCGGCGCGCGGCGTCCGGTGCTGCGCGGCGGTCTTGCGCCGGTCTTGCGGCGACGGCTGGTGGACCATATCGAGGCGAACCTGGACCAGACAATCACGCTCCGAGATCTGGCAACACTCGCGGATCTCAGCGAATTCCACCTGCAACGGATGTTTCGCGCAAGCTGCGGGGTCACGCCGCATGATTTCATCCTGAACCGGCGCATCCACCGCGCGCGGCGCATGCTCGCCGGCCCCGAACCGATTGCCCAGATCGCCTCGGCCTGCGGCTTTAGCAGCCAGAGCCACCTGACGCGGATGTTCAAGACCGTCACCGGGACGACGCCCTTGGCGTATCGCCGTGCCGCGAGCGGCTGA
- a CDS encoding aminotransferase-like domain-containing protein — MADIRGRIGSGQLAPNDRLPSIRRLAVELSVSPSTVVEAYDRLSAEGLIRPRPGSGFFVTEAGRTPAPLVRLEPPRAPEVDPFWVARQALDADPGTCKPGCGWLPTDWMPTGLLHAGMRNILRKETSLTTDYGSSRGSASLRRFVETRLRQQSITLSEDQVLLAGSATQALDLVCRLLLRPGDRVIVDDPCYFNFQTLLRAHQAIAVPVPYTDNGPDIAAFEAAVTREAPRLYLTNSGLHNPTGATLSPQVAFQLLGIVGRSDMLIVEDDIFSDFEPEPAITLATLDGLSRVIRIGSFSKTISASLRTGFIATDPERIRLLTDLQVAIQFGGPSPVASEAIHGVLSSGGYRKHLDQMQRRLDTARRAVATRLGDLGIEPVLTPRGGPYLWCRMPEGISSTALAQSALPQGVVLAPGNVFSPSLSADGFMRFNVAHMGDARPFRVLDRVLKGMR, encoded by the coding sequence ATGGCCGACATACGCGGGCGGATCGGTTCGGGCCAACTGGCGCCCAATGACCGGCTGCCCTCGATCCGCCGGCTGGCTGTCGAGCTTTCGGTATCCCCCTCCACCGTCGTGGAGGCCTATGACCGGCTCTCTGCCGAAGGCCTGATCCGTCCCCGGCCCGGCTCCGGCTTCTTCGTCACAGAAGCCGGGCGCACGCCTGCCCCGCTTGTCCGGCTCGAACCGCCCCGCGCACCGGAAGTCGATCCGTTCTGGGTGGCGCGCCAGGCGCTCGATGCCGATCCCGGCACGTGCAAGCCCGGCTGCGGCTGGCTGCCGACGGACTGGATGCCGACGGGCCTCCTGCATGCCGGAATGCGGAACATATTGCGCAAGGAGACAAGTCTTACCACCGACTACGGTTCTTCCCGGGGCAGTGCCAGCCTCCGCCGCTTCGTCGAGACGCGGCTGCGCCAGCAGTCGATCACGCTTTCCGAAGATCAGGTGCTGCTTGCGGGATCTGCCACCCAGGCGCTCGATCTCGTCTGCCGGCTGCTGCTTCGCCCGGGCGACCGTGTCATCGTCGACGATCCCTGCTATTTCAACTTCCAGACCCTGCTCAGAGCCCATCAGGCGATCGCGGTCCCCGTGCCTTATACCGACAACGGCCCCGACATTGCCGCCTTCGAGGCCGCTGTCACGCGCGAGGCGCCGCGGCTCTATCTCACCAATTCCGGGCTACACAATCCGACAGGGGCAACACTCTCGCCGCAGGTCGCCTTCCAGTTGCTCGGCATCGTCGGCCGTTCGGACATGCTGATCGTGGAGGACGACATCTTCTCCGATTTCGAACCGGAGCCGGCGATCACGCTCGCCACACTCGACGGGCTTTCCCGGGTGATCCGCATCGGCAGCTTTTCCAAGACCATTTCGGCCTCACTGCGCACAGGCTTCATCGCCACCGATCCCGAGCGCATCCGCCTGCTCACCGACCTGCAGGTCGCGATCCAGTTCGGCGGCCCGAGCCCGGTGGCGAGCGAAGCGATCCACGGCGTGCTGTCAAGCGGCGGCTATCGCAAACATCTCGATCAGATGCAGCGGCGCCTCGACACGGCGCGGCGCGCGGTTGCCACCCGGCTCGGGGATCTCGGCATCGAACCCGTGCTCACGCCCCGTGGCGGGCCCTATCTCTGGTGTCGCATGCCCGAGGGCATCAGCTCGACGGCGCTTGCCCAGTCCGCCCTGCCCCAGGGTGTGGTCCTGGCGCCCGGCAATGTCTTCAGCCCCTCGTTGTCGGCGGACGGCTTCATGCGCTTCAATGTCGCGCATATGGGCGATGCACGGCCGTTCCGGGTGCTTGACCGGGTTCTGAAGGGAATGAGGTAG
- a CDS encoding DMT family transporter, which yields MTTSWKAWASGFIGVLIFSGSLPATRLGLADFAPLFLTSARAVIAALLGAALLLGLREKRPALRDLLPLAVVALGVVVGFPLLTALALQSISSAQSTVFIGLLPLCTALFGVLRAGERPSAIFWMFSVTGAALVAGFALSTTADMAIAGAGLMIAAILACGLGYAEGARLSRRLGGWQVISWALVLSLPVVLPLALWTVPEDLAAVSTSGWLALAYVSMFSMMIGFIFWYRGLALGGIASVGQLQLLQPFLGFVLAAGLLHEKVSPPMLVTALLVVLCVAASRRFARESTPGKNA from the coding sequence ATGACGACTTCCTGGAAAGCCTGGGCCAGCGGTTTCATCGGCGTACTGATCTTCAGTGGTTCGCTGCCGGCAACGCGTCTGGGGCTGGCCGATTTTGCACCGCTCTTTTTGACCTCGGCACGGGCGGTGATCGCAGCCCTTCTGGGAGCCGCCCTGCTGCTCGGCTTGCGGGAGAAGCGGCCGGCGCTTCGCGACCTCCTGCCGCTGGCGGTCGTCGCACTCGGCGTTGTCGTCGGTTTTCCTCTTCTGACGGCACTCGCGCTCCAGAGCATCAGTTCGGCCCAGTCGACCGTCTTCATCGGCTTGTTGCCGCTATGCACGGCGCTGTTCGGCGTGTTGCGCGCCGGCGAACGCCCCTCTGCGATCTTCTGGATGTTTTCCGTGACCGGCGCGGCCCTTGTCGCCGGCTTTGCGCTATCGACGACGGCGGACATGGCGATTGCCGGTGCCGGGCTGATGATTGCCGCGATCCTCGCCTGTGGCCTGGGTTATGCCGAGGGCGCGCGCCTGTCGCGCCGACTGGGTGGCTGGCAGGTGATCAGCTGGGCGTTGGTGCTGTCGCTGCCTGTCGTGCTGCCGCTCGCGCTCTGGACCGTGCCGGAGGATCTCGCAGCGGTTTCAACATCCGGTTGGCTGGCGCTGGCTTACGTCTCGATGTTCAGCATGATGATCGGTTTCATCTTCTGGTATCGCGGCCTGGCACTCGGCGGCATCGCCTCGGTCGGGCAGCTCCAACTGCTGCAGCCGTTTCTCGGCTTCGTGCTCGCCGCGGGGCTGCTGCATGAGAAGGTCAGCCCGCCGATGCTGGTAACGGCCCTGCTCGTCGTTCTCTGCGTGGCGGCCAGCCGGCGCTTTGCTCGCGAGAGCACGCCCGGAAAAAATGCGTGA
- a CDS encoding aldo/keto reductase, with translation MKTRTLGTLTTSAIGLGCMGMSHAYGTNIDEATAQRLFDHAVSRGVTLFDTAEVYGPFTNEELVGKGLKRHRDKVVIATKFGFTVGDEAKAARPSGLDSRPEHVRAVAEASLKRLGVEVIDLFYQHRVDPDVAIEETIGAMADLVRQGKVKALGLSEASAATLRRAHAVHPISAIQSEYSLWTRDPETNGVLDTCRELGIGFVPFSPLGRGMLTGALKDLSKLGENDFRRGLPRFDQENFDANLALVTALETMAAEKRVTPGQLALAWVLAQGDFIVPIPGTTKIANLDSNIDATEIVLSMEDLATLSAVVSPEKVAGARYNEAMSKMSGR, from the coding sequence ATGAAGACCCGCACACTCGGCACGCTCACCACATCCGCCATCGGCCTCGGCTGCATGGGCATGAGCCATGCCTATGGCACCAATATCGACGAGGCGACGGCGCAGAGGCTGTTCGACCACGCAGTCTCGCGCGGCGTCACCTTGTTCGATACCGCTGAAGTCTATGGCCCCTTCACCAATGAAGAGCTGGTCGGCAAGGGCCTGAAACGCCATCGCGACAAGGTGGTGATCGCCACCAAGTTCGGCTTCACCGTCGGCGACGAGGCCAAGGCTGCACGTCCCTCCGGCCTCGACAGCCGGCCAGAGCATGTCCGGGCGGTGGCAGAAGCCTCACTGAAGCGGCTCGGCGTCGAGGTCATCGACCTCTTCTACCAGCACCGCGTCGACCCTGACGTCGCAATCGAGGAAACGATCGGCGCCATGGCCGACCTCGTCAGGCAAGGCAAGGTCAAGGCCCTCGGCCTTTCCGAGGCGAGTGCCGCAACGCTGCGCCGCGCGCATGCCGTTCATCCGATCTCGGCCATCCAAAGCGAATATTCGCTCTGGACCCGCGACCCGGAAACCAACGGCGTGCTCGACACCTGCCGCGAGCTCGGCATCGGCTTCGTTCCCTTCTCACCGCTCGGCCGTGGCATGCTGACGGGTGCTTTGAAGGATCTCTCCAAGCTGGGTGAAAACGACTTCCGCCGCGGCCTGCCGCGCTTCGACCAGGAGAATTTCGACGCCAATCTGGCGCTCGTCACGGCGCTGGAGACCATGGCGGCAGAGAAGCGTGTCACGCCAGGTCAATTGGCGCTGGCCTGGGTCCTTGCCCAGGGCGATTTCATCGTGCCGATCCCAGGCACGACGAAGATCGCCAATCTCGACAGCAATATCGATGCGACCGAGATCGTCCTTTCCATGGAAGACCTCGCCACGCTCTCGGCGGTCGTCTCCCCCGAAAAGGTGGCCGGCGCGCGCTACAACGAGGCCATGTCGAAAATGTCGGGGCGCTGA